The following are encoded in a window of Flavobacterium psychrotrophum genomic DNA:
- a CDS encoding DUF2089 domain-containing protein: MRKPKLPTSCPACSESLQVSQLSCPVCSTQVSGNFTLPSLAKLTEDEQEFIIHFVINGGSLKEMAALTGVSYPTVRNRLDDLIAKIKAIH, translated from the coding sequence ATGCGAAAACCAAAACTGCCCACCTCCTGCCCTGCCTGTAGCGAAAGCTTACAGGTATCGCAGCTTAGCTGCCCTGTTTGCAGTACGCAGGTATCGGGTAACTTTACACTACCATCGCTTGCAAAGCTTACCGAAGACGAGCAGGAGTTTATCATACACTTCGTAATAAACGGCGGCAGCCTTAAAGAAATGGCAGCACTTACAGGGGTAAGTTACCCCACAGTGCGTAACCGCCTGGATGATCTTATTGCCAAGATAAAAGCCATACACTAA
- a CDS encoding DUF2721 domain-containing protein: MELSIQTPALLFSATSLILLAYTNRFLTIAGIVRGLKVSYEQNQTKSILLEIDNLNLRLTLIRHMQMYGVLSLFFSVFAMMLLFFNLEQWGMYAFGFSLLLLLASLGVSFWEISISVRALRVHLSDLIEEAKKHKLS; encoded by the coding sequence ATGGAACTCTCAATACAAACACCTGCACTGCTTTTTTCTGCTACATCGCTTATTTTATTGGCTTATACAAACCGTTTTCTTACCATAGCCGGTATTGTACGCGGATTAAAGGTAAGCTATGAGCAAAACCAGACAAAAAGTATATTGCTGGAAATAGATAACCTTAACCTGCGCCTTACTTTAATAAGGCACATGCAGATGTATGGGGTTTTAAGCCTGTTCTTTTCGGTTTTTGCAATGATGCTGTTGTTCTTTAACCTTGAGCAATGGGGTATGTATGCTTTTGGGTTTAGCCTGCTGCTTTTACTGGCATCATTAGGTGTTTCTTTTTGGGAAATAAGTATTTCGGTACGGGCACTACGAGTGCACCTCAGCGACCTAATCGAAGAGGCAAAAAAGCATAAGCTTTCCTGA